The following are from one region of the Nostoc cf. commune SO-36 genome:
- a CDS encoding phosphoketolase family protein has translation MTLATTPQTKPLTDEELQKINAYWRAANYLSVGQIYLLDNPLLREPLKLEHVKPRLLGHWGTTPGLNFIYVHLNRLIKKYDLNTIYIAGPGHGGPGLVANTYLEGTYTEYYHNISQDAEGIKKLFKQFSFPGGIPSHVAPETPGSIHEGGELGYALVHAYGAAFDNPDLIVAAVVGDGEAETGALATSWHSNKFINPVRDGAVLPILHLNGYKIANPTTLSRISHDELESLFIGYGYKPYFVEGEDPADVHQQMAAILETAIAEIQSIQREARVHGFTERPQWPMIVMRTPKGWTGPKEVDGKKTEGSWRSHQVPFGNIAKQPDHLRLLEDWMKSYKPEELFDADGKLIPELAELAPKKHRRMGDNPHANGGILLHDLKMPDFQDYAVDVAEPGKAIAEATKVTGKFLRDIMRLNQESSNFRVFAPDELASNRLDPVLEVTDRVSTAEIYPEDDHLSADGRVMEILSETSCQGWLEGYLLTGRHGFFTCYEAFIHIIDSMFNQHAKWLKTTRHIPWRRPIASLNYLLTSHVWRQDHNGFSHQDPGFIDHVLNKKAEIIRVYLPPDANTLLSVTDHCLKSRNYVNVIIAGKQPALQYLNIDAAIKHCTKGIGIWEWASSDEGSDPDVVLACAGDVPTLETLAAVDILRQHFADLKVRVVNVVDLMTLQPKSEHPHGLSEKDFDTLFTTDKPVIFAFHGYPWLIHRLTYRHTNHKNIHVRGYKEEGTTTTPFDMVVLNDLDRFHLVIDVIDRVPKLGSSAAYVKQQMQDKLIEHKHYIEKYGDDVPEIRDWKWPY, from the coding sequence ATGACATTAGCAACGACTCCACAAACAAAGCCTTTAACAGATGAAGAATTACAGAAGATAAACGCCTACTGGCGTGCAGCTAACTATCTTTCCGTTGGGCAAATATATCTACTCGACAATCCGCTACTGAGAGAACCGCTAAAGTTAGAACACGTCAAACCCAGACTTTTAGGGCATTGGGGAACAACGCCAGGGCTGAACTTTATCTATGTTCACCTGAATCGACTCATTAAGAAATATGACCTAAACACAATCTACATTGCTGGCCCCGGTCATGGAGGGCCTGGACTGGTAGCCAACACCTACCTAGAAGGCACTTACACCGAATATTACCACAACATCTCTCAGGATGCTGAGGGAATAAAGAAACTCTTTAAACAGTTCTCTTTTCCCGGTGGTATTCCCAGTCACGTAGCACCGGAAACTCCTGGTTCGATCCACGAAGGCGGGGAACTAGGTTATGCACTCGTCCACGCTTATGGTGCTGCCTTTGATAACCCTGACTTAATTGTTGCTGCTGTTGTCGGTGATGGTGAAGCTGAAACGGGTGCTTTAGCAACTAGCTGGCATTCTAACAAGTTTATTAACCCGGTACGTGATGGGGCTGTACTGCCGATTCTGCACCTGAATGGGTATAAAATTGCTAACCCAACTACACTGTCACGGATTAGCCATGATGAGTTGGAGAGTTTATTTATAGGCTACGGCTACAAGCCCTATTTTGTTGAAGGTGAAGATCCCGCAGATGTCCACCAGCAGATGGCGGCGATTCTAGAAACAGCGATCGCAGAAATTCAAAGTATCCAAAGGGAAGCCCGTGTACACGGTTTCACTGAACGTCCCCAGTGGCCGATGATTGTCATGCGAACCCCCAAAGGTTGGACAGGGCCCAAGGAAGTGGATGGTAAAAAAACTGAAGGTTCTTGGCGATCGCACCAAGTTCCCTTTGGCAACATCGCCAAACAGCCAGACCACCTGAGACTCCTAGAAGATTGGATGAAGAGTTACAAACCAGAAGAACTCTTCGACGCTGACGGTAAGCTGATTCCCGAACTAGCAGAACTAGCCCCCAAAAAGCATCGGCGTATGGGTGATAATCCCCACGCTAACGGTGGTATTTTGCTGCATGACCTGAAAATGCCCGATTTTCAAGATTATGCTGTAGATGTTGCTGAACCAGGGAAAGCGATCGCAGAAGCTACCAAAGTGACCGGTAAATTCCTGCGGGATATCATGCGACTTAACCAAGAAAGTAGCAATTTCCGCGTCTTCGCCCCCGATGAATTAGCATCGAATCGTCTAGACCCTGTATTGGAAGTTACAGACAGAGTTTCGACAGCCGAGATTTATCCTGAAGATGACCACCTTTCTGCCGACGGTCGGGTGATGGAAATTCTCAGCGAAACTTCTTGCCAAGGATGGTTAGAAGGCTACCTCCTCACAGGTCGTCACGGGTTCTTCACTTGTTACGAGGCATTCATCCACATCATTGATTCTATGTTCAACCAACACGCCAAATGGTTGAAAACGACGAGACATATTCCCTGGCGCAGACCGATTGCTTCCCTCAATTACTTACTCACCTCTCACGTTTGGCGACAAGACCATAACGGCTTCTCTCACCAAGATCCCGGTTTTATCGACCATGTACTTAACAAAAAAGCCGAGATCATCCGCGTCTATTTGCCCCCTGATGCCAACACTCTGCTGTCGGTAACTGACCATTGTCTAAAAAGCCGCAACTATGTCAACGTCATCATTGCTGGAAAACAGCCAGCATTGCAATATCTCAACATAGATGCCGCTATCAAGCACTGCACCAAAGGCATCGGCATTTGGGAATGGGCAAGCAGCGACGAAGGTAGTGATCCAGATGTAGTGCTAGCTTGTGCTGGGGATGTTCCCACCTTAGAAACCTTGGCGGCTGTAGATATCCTGCGTCAGCATTTCGCAGATTTAAAAGTGCGGGTAGTGAACGTAGTCGATTTGATGACACTACAGCCAAAAAGCGAACATCCCCACGGTTTGAGTGAAAAAGATTTTGACACACTTTTCACCACTGACAAACCTGTTATCTTTGCCTTTCATGGCTATCCCTGGCTGATTCATCGCCTAACCTATCGCCACACTAATCATAAAAACATCCATGTGCGTGGCTACAAGGAAGAGGGAACTACCACCACTCCCTTTGATATGGTTGTTCTCAACGATCTAGATCGCTTCCATTTGGTAATTGATGTAATCGATCGCGTGCCCAAACTAGGATCTAGCGCAGCTTATGTCAAACAGCAGATGCAAGATAAGCTGATTGAACACAAGCATTATATTGAGAAGTACGGCGATGATGTGCCGGAAATCCGCGATTGGAAGTGGCCTTATTAA
- the rimM gene encoding ribosome maturation factor RimM (Essential for efficient processing of 16S rRNA) encodes MTNDKSDNWLEIGKIVSPQGLSGELRVYPVSDFPERFEIPGKRWLLRSGDTEPQPIELLTGRYISNKNLYVIKLAGVENCDQAEALRGCTLMVPASDRPQLGEDEYHVLDLIGLEVFMQTSGELVGTVVDIIPAGNDLLEVKLHKSFATDKEQTTNDKKQKTVLIPFVEAIAPVVDLKSNRIEITPPPGLLEINN; translated from the coding sequence ATGACAAATGATAAATCAGATAATTGGCTAGAAATTGGTAAGATTGTTTCCCCTCAAGGATTGTCTGGAGAATTACGGGTTTATCCTGTATCAGACTTTCCCGAAAGATTTGAGATACCGGGAAAACGTTGGTTGTTGCGTTCAGGTGACACAGAACCACAACCAATCGAATTATTGACAGGACGTTATATCAGTAATAAAAACTTGTATGTGATCAAATTAGCTGGCGTGGAAAACTGCGATCAGGCTGAGGCGTTGCGCGGTTGTACATTAATGGTTCCAGCAAGCGATCGCCCCCAATTAGGCGAAGATGAATATCATGTCCTCGATTTGATTGGCTTGGAAGTCTTCATGCAAACATCTGGCGAACTCGTGGGTACGGTGGTAGACATCATCCCGGCTGGCAATGATTTGTTAGAAGTCAAGTTACATAAATCATTTGCTACTGACAAAGAACAAACAACAAATGACAAAAAACAAAAGACTGTTTTGATTCCATTTGTAGAAGCGATCGCACCAGTAGTAGACTTGAAATCTAATCGTATTGAAATTACGCCACCACCTGGGTTATTGGAAATAAATAATTAG
- a CDS encoding DUF29 domain-containing protein, giving the protein MKNLYEADFYSWTQEQANLLRHHQWNKLDLPNLIEEIESLRRKERQELRNHLSILIGHLLKWEYQPNQRSRNWLATIRVQRREIIKLLSENPSLNPYLEEALQESHQNGKDLASGETNLPLSTFPQQCLYPFEEILSDRFYPGESATDDLMD; this is encoded by the coding sequence ATGAAAAACTTGTATGAAGCAGACTTTTACAGTTGGACTCAAGAACAGGCTAACCTTCTGCGTCATCACCAATGGAACAAGCTTGACTTGCCCAATTTAATTGAGGAAATTGAATCTTTGCGAAGAAAGGAACGCCAAGAATTGAGAAATCATCTTAGTATATTAATTGGACATTTGCTCAAATGGGAATATCAACCAAATCAACGCAGCCGTAATTGGTTGGCAACAATTAGAGTACAACGACGAGAAATTATCAAATTGTTGAGCGAGAATCCAAGTCTGAATCCTTACCTTGAAGAAGCACTCCAGGAATCACATCAGAATGGTAAGGATTTAGCATCAGGAGAAACAAATTTGCCACTTTCAACTTTTCCCCAGCAATGTTTATATCCTTTTGAGGAAATTCTGAGCGATCGCTTCTATCCGGGTGAGTCTGCCACAGATGATTTAATGGATTGA
- a CDS encoding hybrid sensor histidine kinase/response regulator — protein MTNILQTSIFSEETLPQSYNISSYNRLLSVVKDLACVRTIEEIIEIVRLAARDLTNADGVTFVLRDGECCHYVDENAIGPLWKGMRFPLKSCISGWAMLNKQAAVIEDIYQDARIPIEAYKVTFVKSLVMVPIRIADPLGAIGAYWSTQHQATPEEIGLLEILTDTTAVAIANVQLFQKLTHQNALKDKFIAMLAHELRNPVAPISNGVQLLKLKLGQTGAVGETVLMMQHQIKHLSKLIDELLDVSSITYGKISLNLEKVNLVELVRQSLNDHAQAIKKSNLSVVQNLPNTPLWAYADPTRFFQIFGNLLDNALKFSKPNGTIWVDISFIPGENGSGTVAVLSVRDSGIGIEPTILPELFEPFTQADRSLDRSRGGLGLGLSVVKSLVELHGGNVEALSRGINLGAEFKVTLPVCEEITAWHNDPEIIEEAKKSLKILVIEDNDDSATTLQAVLEHFGHEVSIAKNGILGVELAKKFEPHVIICDIGLPEMDGFAVAQELSKDSKFNRSILIALTGYGSQEDRQLALQAGFKCHLTKPVDFEILTAEIDRYFDGVLSS, from the coding sequence ATGACAAATATATTACAAACCTCCATTTTTTCAGAAGAAACTTTACCTCAGAGCTATAACATTTCGTCTTACAACAGGCTACTTTCGGTTGTGAAGGATTTGGCTTGTGTGCGGACTATAGAGGAAATTATTGAGATTGTACGTTTGGCTGCTCGCGATCTCACCAATGCTGATGGAGTAACTTTTGTACTGCGGGATGGCGAATGTTGCCACTATGTAGATGAAAACGCCATCGGCCCACTTTGGAAAGGTATGCGTTTTCCGCTCAAGTCTTGCATCTCCGGTTGGGCAATGCTGAATAAACAAGCAGCCGTGATTGAGGACATTTACCAGGATGCGCGAATTCCGATTGAGGCTTACAAAGTAACTTTTGTCAAAAGTTTAGTGATGGTTCCCATACGGATTGCTGATCCACTGGGTGCGATCGGAGCTTACTGGAGTACACAACACCAAGCCACACCGGAAGAGATCGGACTACTTGAGATTTTGACCGACACTACAGCAGTTGCGATCGCAAACGTTCAACTTTTCCAGAAATTGACGCACCAAAACGCCCTGAAAGACAAATTCATTGCCATGCTAGCTCACGAGTTGAGAAATCCCGTTGCCCCTATTTCCAACGGCGTTCAGCTTCTCAAGTTGAAGTTAGGACAGACTGGTGCAGTCGGAGAAACAGTTTTAATGATGCAACACCAGATTAAGCACCTCTCGAAATTGATCGATGAGTTACTTGACGTATCATCCATCACTTATGGGAAGATTTCACTAAACCTTGAAAAGGTTAATTTGGTGGAATTGGTTCGCCAAAGTCTCAATGACCATGCACAAGCAATCAAAAAATCGAACCTTAGCGTAGTACAAAACCTACCAAACACGCCTCTGTGGGCTTATGCTGACCCGACACGGTTCTTCCAAATATTTGGGAACCTTCTTGATAACGCCTTAAAGTTTTCTAAGCCAAATGGAACGATCTGGGTGGATATCTCATTTATTCCAGGTGAAAATGGCTCAGGTACTGTAGCGGTTTTATCTGTAAGAGATTCAGGCATAGGTATAGAGCCGACAATATTACCAGAACTATTCGAGCCGTTCACCCAGGCTGATCGCAGTTTAGATCGTTCCAGAGGCGGGCTAGGTTTGGGACTCTCAGTAGTAAAAAGTCTTGTGGAACTTCATGGTGGTAATGTTGAAGCCTTAAGTAGAGGAATCAATTTGGGAGCAGAATTCAAAGTTACTCTTCCTGTATGCGAAGAGATTACAGCTTGGCATAACGACCCGGAGATTATAGAAGAGGCTAAAAAATCGTTGAAGATTTTAGTCATCGAAGATAACGACGATTCAGCCACAACATTACAAGCAGTACTTGAGCATTTTGGGCATGAGGTTTCCATTGCCAAGAATGGAATTTTAGGGGTAGAACTTGCAAAGAAATTTGAGCCTCATGTAATTATTTGTGACATCGGGCTTCCCGAAATGGATGGATTTGCCGTTGCACAAGAACTTAGTAAAGACTCCAAATTTAATCGCTCAATTTTGATTGCGCTTACCGGCTACGGTAGCCAGGAGGATCGGCAGCTTGCACTTCAGGCTGGTTTTAAATGCCACTTAACCAAGCCTGTAGACTTTGAAATACTGACAGCAGAAATTGATCGATACTTTGATGGAGTATTATCAAGTTAA
- a CDS encoding S-(hydroxymethyl)glutathione dehydrogenase/class III alcohol dehydrogenase has translation MQVKAAVAYSAGKPLTIETVQLSGPKAGEVLVEVKASGVCHTDAFTLSGDDPEGLFPAILGHEGAGVVVEVGAGVTSLKPGDHVIPLYTPECRQCEYCLSFKTNLCQAIRLTQGRGVMPDGTSRFSIDGQMIHHYMGTSTFANYTVLPEIALAKIREDAPFDKVCYIGCGVTTGVGAVINTAKVEPGANVVVFGLGGIGLNVIQAARMVGANMIVGVDLNPSKRALAEKFGMTHFVNPQEVEGDLVPYLVDLTKGGADYSFECIGNVKVMRQALECCHKGWGVSVIIGVAGAGQEISTRPFQLVTGRVWKGSAFGGARGRTDVPKIVDWYMQGKINIDDLITHVMPIEKINDAFELMHKGESIRSVVTF, from the coding sequence TTGCAAGTTAAAGCAGCAGTAGCTTACAGCGCAGGTAAGCCGTTGACAATTGAAACCGTTCAACTATCGGGGCCAAAAGCCGGCGAAGTGTTAGTTGAGGTGAAAGCAAGCGGGGTTTGCCATACCGACGCCTTTACCCTATCTGGTGACGATCCTGAAGGTTTATTTCCGGCTATTTTGGGACATGAAGGTGCTGGTGTGGTAGTGGAAGTAGGCGCTGGTGTCACCAGTCTCAAACCAGGGGATCATGTGATTCCTCTCTACACTCCCGAATGTCGCCAGTGCGAATATTGTTTGAGTTTCAAAACTAATCTTTGTCAAGCCATTCGTCTAACTCAAGGACGCGGTGTTATGCCCGATGGCACTAGTCGCTTCAGCATTGATGGGCAGATGATTCATCATTATATGGGTACATCCACTTTTGCTAACTATACAGTACTGCCAGAAATCGCCCTGGCAAAAATTCGGGAAGATGCCCCATTTGATAAAGTTTGTTACATTGGCTGCGGTGTGACTACTGGTGTTGGTGCAGTCATCAATACTGCCAAGGTGGAACCTGGCGCAAATGTTGTGGTTTTCGGCTTGGGTGGTATTGGTTTAAATGTCATCCAAGCGGCGCGGATGGTAGGGGCAAATATGATTGTCGGGGTGGATCTTAATCCCAGCAAACGCGCCTTGGCAGAAAAGTTTGGTATGACGCACTTTGTTAATCCTCAAGAAGTCGAGGGTGATTTAGTTCCCTATCTGGTTGATTTAACAAAAGGTGGTGCTGATTACAGTTTTGAATGTATCGGTAATGTCAAAGTTATGCGTCAAGCATTAGAATGCTGCCATAAAGGTTGGGGTGTCAGTGTGATTATTGGTGTTGCTGGTGCTGGACAAGAAATTAGTACTCGTCCTTTTCAACTAGTAACTGGACGCGTTTGGAAAGGTTCAGCATTTGGCGGCGCTAGAGGACGTACAGATGTGCCAAAAATTGTTGATTGGTATATGCAAGGTAAGATAAATATTGATGATTTAATTACCCATGTAATGCCCATTGAGAAAATCAATGATGCTTTTGAATTGATGCACAAAGGTGAATCAATTCGTAGCGTGGTGACTTTCTAA
- a CDS encoding valine--pyruvate transaminase has product MNPALTQIGAQMSNLTGVRAIMKDIIETLRGGAGQQFINLSAGNPLILPEVEQLWRDCTAQLLSSPEYGEVVCRYGSSQGYAPFVEAIANDFNKRYGLNLSDRNILITPGSQTLYFYAANTFGGYTPSGELKQIVLPLSPDYTGYGGVCLVPKALKAYKPTLDIDAAAHRFKYRPDFSQLTITEKTGCVLFSRPCNPTGNVLTDDEVKKIAALAAPYNLPVLIDSAYAPPFPALNFTEMTPVFGDNILHCMSLSKAGLPGERIGIAIGDEKWIEVLECFQANISLHSSRYGQAIAAYAINSGGLVEISHTVIRPFYQNKFTVLETSLEQAMPKNLPWFLHRGEGAIFAWLWLQDLPISDWEFYQQLKQVGVIIVPGSSFFPGLEEEWAHKHQCFRISLTGSDEEIATAMQRLAKVAEEAYKGAAVTA; this is encoded by the coding sequence ATGAACCCTGCCCTAACTCAAATTGGCGCTCAAATGTCCAACCTGACTGGCGTCAGAGCAATTATGAAGGATATTATCGAAACATTACGAGGGGGTGCAGGGCAGCAGTTTATTAATTTGAGTGCTGGTAATCCGTTGATTTTGCCAGAAGTAGAGCAATTATGGCGGGATTGTACTGCACAGCTTCTTTCTAGCCCAGAATATGGTGAGGTAGTTTGTCGCTACGGTTCAAGTCAGGGTTATGCACCATTTGTTGAAGCGATCGCTAACGACTTTAACAAACGCTACGGGTTAAACTTAAGCGATCGCAATATCCTCATCACCCCCGGCAGTCAAACTCTCTACTTCTACGCTGCAAATACGTTTGGTGGCTACACCCCTAGCGGCGAGTTAAAACAAATTGTTTTGCCTCTTAGCCCTGACTACACAGGTTATGGCGGTGTTTGCTTAGTGCCAAAAGCCCTAAAAGCCTATAAACCGACTCTTGATATCGATGCAGCTGCCCACCGATTTAAATATCGCCCCGACTTCAGCCAACTTACGATTACAGAAAAGACGGGTTGTGTTCTCTTCTCTCGCCCCTGTAATCCTACTGGTAACGTCCTCACGGATGACGAGGTGAAAAAGATTGCTGCCCTAGCTGCGCCTTACAATCTACCCGTGTTAATTGACTCGGCTTATGCGCCTCCTTTCCCAGCATTAAACTTTACCGAAATGACACCAGTGTTTGGTGATAATATTCTCCACTGCATGAGTTTATCGAAAGCGGGATTACCAGGAGAAAGAATTGGTATTGCCATTGGGGATGAAAAGTGGATTGAAGTGCTGGAGTGCTTTCAGGCAAATATTAGTCTCCATTCTTCACGTTACGGCCAAGCGATCGCAGCTTATGCAATTAATTCTGGTGGTTTAGTAGAAATTTCTCATACTGTCATCCGTCCCTTTTACCAAAATAAATTTACCGTTTTAGAAACCAGCTTAGAACAAGCGATGCCCAAGAATTTACCTTGGTTCCTCCATCGCGGTGAAGGAGCAATTTTTGCTTGGTTGTGGTTACAAGATTTACCCATCAGTGATTGGGAATTTTACCAGCAACTTAAGCAAGTAGGTGTGATTATTGTCCCAGGAAGTAGCTTCTTCCCCGGTTTAGAGGAAGAATGGGCGCACAAGCACCAATGCTTCCGCATCAGTCTTACCGGCAGCGACGAGGAAATTGCCACTGCCATGCAACGTTTAGCAAAAGTGGCTGAGGAAGCTTATAAAGGTGCTGCGGTGACTGCCTGA
- a CDS encoding DUF1565 domain-containing protein: protein MAQTFYVNPVSGSNTNSGSQQAPFKTITQALKVATADTKIQLANGNYNAASGEVFPLTVPSGVAVVGNETNKGNGILIEGSGNYQSRTFAGQNVTFVLLDKAELRGVTVTNLASRGSGVWIESTAPTVANSTFINNKREGVFATGDANPVILGNVFSENAANGIAIAKNSKGQIENNTYFKTGFGIAISDTASPILRDNRIYENRSGIIISGSARPVLRNNVSENNTEDGITVIGTALPDIGSTNNPGGNTLRNNGKFDLQNASSNKLVSLGNKIDASKVAGNIEFADSPVPTPTTPTPTTPTPTTPTPTTPTPTTPTPTTPTPTTPTPTTPTPTTPIPTTPTPTTPIPTTPTPTTPTPTIELTDIANHWASGFIRELVKLGIINGFPDRTFKPDATMTRAQYAALLVKAFNPSPNRSAIKFKDVPDDFWASKVIQQAYRGLFLSGFPDNTFGPNKNIQRVQVIVSLVNGLGLSSDGTATLKAFDDQAKIPEYAKDEVVKAIDKEIIVNHPNLKQLNPTRDATRGEVAAIVYQALVDAGRVAAINSPYVVTA from the coding sequence ATGGCTCAAACTTTTTACGTAAATCCAGTATCAGGCAGCAATACCAACTCTGGTAGTCAACAAGCCCCGTTTAAAACTATTACGCAAGCCCTCAAGGTAGCGACTGCTGATACCAAGATTCAACTAGCAAATGGGAATTATAATGCTGCTAGCGGTGAAGTCTTTCCGCTAACGGTTCCATCTGGTGTGGCAGTGGTGGGTAATGAAACCAACAAAGGCAATGGCATTTTGATTGAGGGAAGTGGTAACTATCAGAGCCGTACTTTTGCTGGTCAGAATGTAACATTTGTGTTGCTGGATAAAGCCGAATTGCGAGGAGTGACTGTAACAAATCTGGCTAGCCGTGGTAGTGGTGTCTGGATTGAATCAACTGCCCCTACTGTTGCTAATAGCACCTTCATCAATAATAAGCGGGAAGGAGTATTTGCTACAGGCGATGCTAACCCAGTGATTCTAGGTAATGTGTTCAGTGAGAATGCAGCCAATGGAATTGCGATCGCTAAAAATTCTAAAGGCCAAATTGAAAATAACACCTATTTTAAAACAGGTTTTGGCATTGCCATTAGTGATACTGCATCACCTATCCTTCGAGATAACAGAATTTATGAAAACCGTTCTGGAATCATTATCTCTGGTAGCGCTCGTCCCGTATTACGTAATAATGTCAGTGAAAATAACACTGAAGATGGTATCACAGTTATTGGAACTGCTCTACCGGATATCGGTAGTACTAATAATCCAGGGGGCAATACTCTACGCAATAACGGTAAATTTGATTTGCAAAATGCCAGTTCCAACAAGCTGGTTTCTCTAGGCAATAAAATAGATGCGTCTAAAGTCGCCGGAAACATAGAGTTTGCAGATAGTCCGGTTCCGACGCCGACAACACCGACACCGACAACACCGACACCGACAACACCGACACCGACAACACCGACACCTACAACACCCACGCCGACAACACCCACGCCGACAACACCCACGCCGACAACACCCACGCCGACAACACCGATACCGACAACACCCACGCCGACAACACCGATACCGACAACACCGACGCCTACAACACCCACGCCTACTATCGAATTAACCGATATTGCTAATCATTGGGCTAGTGGGTTTATTCGGGAATTAGTGAAATTGGGGATAATTAACGGTTTCCCCGATCGCACATTCAAACCTGATGCAACCATGACACGCGCACAATATGCGGCATTGTTGGTAAAAGCTTTCAACCCATCGCCAAACCGCTCCGCAATCAAATTCAAAGATGTACCAGATGACTTCTGGGCATCCAAGGTAATTCAGCAAGCATATCGAGGTTTATTTCTCTCTGGTTTTCCTGACAATACCTTTGGCCCCAACAAAAATATCCAGCGTGTGCAAGTGATTGTCTCTCTGGTAAATGGACTGGGTTTATCTAGTGATGGTACGGCAACTCTCAAAGCTTTTGATGACCAAGCCAAGATTCCTGAATATGCCAAGGATGAGGTAGTAAAAGCTATAGACAAAGAAATTATCGTCAATCACCCGAATTTGAAACAACTCAATCCTACCCGCGATGCTACACGCGGTGAGGTAGCAGCGATAGTATATCAAGCTTTGGTAGATGCTGGTCGTGTAGCAGCGATCAACTCGCCTTATGTAGTGACTGCTTGA